The Breoghania sp. L-A4 sequence CAGGGATAGGACGGCGCATCGAGCGCGATTACGGCAATGCCCACCGTGAGCATCAACACCGCCAAGAGGTCCTGCGGCCGGTGGCCGGCCGGCTGGGCCGCCGCACCCGGCGCGATACGATGACGTCGCCGCGCAAAATTCTGGCGAAACTCAGCCCAATTGGCCTTCATACGCTGCCAGACATTCGCCGCCCGCGCACGCGCACGGATGCCCCGCTGGCTCTTCAGCAAACGGGACAACGGACCTCTGGGCTGCAAGATGTGGGAACGCCTGTCGCTCAATTCTCTGTCTTCCGGTAGATGCCGATATCCAGTGTCCGGCCGCCGTTGATGTTCACGCCGGCAACCCGTCCGGCGAGGGTCACGCTCACGCCGTCCCGGGCCGCGCGCTCAACGAACGCCGCCTCGTACGGCGCGTCAATCACCAGGATGCGACAGCCGGCGCCCTGCATCCACGGCACCGCCGCGTCGGGCGCCGCCAAGCGTGTATCGGTTCCATTGAGAAATACAAAGCTTGGTTCGTTGAACCCGACGCTCATGACCTCGGGATCCGCACACTGTGACACCTCGGCCACAGCCTGTGTCAGACGCGAGCTGATCCAGATCGGCGACAGGGCCGGAAACACAAAGCCCCACACAGCCACGTAGATCAAGAGCGCGGTTGCACCGGCGCGCGGCACCGTACCAAGGAGATTGCGGGTGCGCACGAGGAAGCGCGCAGTGAAGAAACCCGCCGGCGCGGCAAAGGCGCACAGCACCACGCCCGCGGGCGACGGCGCTGCTCCCAGATACAGCGGCGCCGCAATGCTGGCGACAAGAAGCCCCAGCGGCACCAGCGCCAGCAGCGCCGCGGCAATCCAGACGAGCACCCGCCGCGGCGGCATGTCCGCCGCCCGCGCCACACCGTAGGCGGTAAGGATCGCCAGCGCCGGCAGCAGCGGCATCGTGTAATGCGGCAGTTTGGTCGCCACCAGCTCGAAGACGATCCAGCTCGGCACCGCCCAGGCGAGACAGAATTGCACCACGGCCGTACGCCGGTCGCGGATCACCGCTCCGGCCGCGGGAAGCATCAAGGCGGCCATCGGCCAGAACGTGCCGAACATCGCCGCAAGATGGACGCCCGGAGGCGCGCCATGACCTTCCTGACCCTGCCCCACCTTGCCGAGCATGTCGCGGCCGATCGCCTCGGCATAAAAGCCGCCATCGGTCGCAATGCCGATGGCGACAAACCACGGCAGCACCAGCACCAGCAGGTACAATGCTCCGGGGATCGGCCGCAGAGACGAAAGCCAGCGCGCGCGGCGGGTGAACACCACAAGCGTCAGGATCGTCAGGCCGACGACCATCACGCCCACGGGTCCCTTGATCACGATGCTGACCGCCAGCGCCGTCCAGAAAACGAAAACCAGCCCCCACGACTGTTTGGCCCGCGCGGAAAGCCAGCAGCGCGCCAACGCGCCTTGCGCCGCAACGATGGAGGCCAACAGCACGGCATCTGCCTTGGCCAGCCTCGCCTCCACGCCCACGACGATGGCCATGGCCACGAACGCCGCCGCGATGAACGCAACCGGCGGCCCGGTGAAGGCCCTGGCGGTCCAGAATGTCAGGAGAACGGCCAGCACGGCGCCGATCAGCGACGGCAACCGGTAGACCCAGATCGGCGCATCCGCCTCAAAGCCGGTGATTTTCGCGGCCGCCACCTGCAGCCAGTAGATGCCCACGGGCTTCTTGTGGCGCGTGGCCTCCTGATAGCGGATATCGACGTAGTCTCCGGTCTCCAGCATTTGCTTGGAGGCCTGCGCGAAGCGCGGCT is a genomic window containing:
- a CDS encoding glycosyltransferase family 39 protein — encoded protein: MSQPPDRPETDGPDTDLPEANNLETGGGEPGAVESSAPAQSEATDAAHAGSAANAANRDGDPVPRVPMTPPPRWLRAASAPGVAPLLLTLLALAMFLPGFWLVPPLDRDEPRFAQASKQMLETGDYVDIRYQEATRHKKPVGIYWLQVAAAKITGFEADAPIWVYRLPSLIGAVLAVLLTFWTARAFTGPPVAFIAAAFVAMAIVVGVEARLAKADAVLLASIVAAQGALARCWLSARAKQSWGLVFVFWTALAVSIVIKGPVGVMVVGLTILTLVVFTRRARWLSSLRPIPGALYLLVLVLPWFVAIGIATDGGFYAEAIGRDMLGKVGQGQEGHGAPPGVHLAAMFGTFWPMAALMLPAAGAVIRDRRTAVVQFCLAWAVPSWIVFELVATKLPHYTMPLLPALAILTAYGVARAADMPPRRVLVWIAAALLALVPLGLLVASIAAPLYLGAAPSPAGVVLCAFAAPAGFFTARFLVRTRNLLGTVPRAGATALLIYVAVWGFVFPALSPIWISSRLTQAVAEVSQCADPEVMSVGFNEPSFVFLNGTDTRLAAPDAAVPWMQGAGCRILVIDAPYEAAFVERAARDGVSVTLAGRVAGVNINGGRTLDIGIYRKTEN